One stretch of Alcaligenes faecalis DNA includes these proteins:
- the fliH gene encoding flagellar assembly protein FliH: MSSHRKASAYSELQESWSRWQMQGLDDPVVAPEPEEPEFVPPTQEELQRDLENQRTQAQEEGHTQGYQAGYNQGHASGLAAGKESGHAQGYEAGMAAGMAKAQEQIDQYIKEFVALNQNCAQSIELMDQEMGQSLIQLATRIAEHVLQSTIKTEPSRIRDLVAEVLRSDPGDTGALELTLHPDDISLVREFLIEQGEPRAWRLQEDPQLQRGECRVRSSYGDIDATFATRWKRALASLGLPVPSEP; this comes from the coding sequence ATGTCCAGCCACCGTAAAGCCTCAGCCTATTCGGAACTTCAGGAAAGCTGGAGCCGCTGGCAAATGCAGGGGCTGGATGATCCTGTTGTCGCTCCGGAACCGGAAGAACCCGAGTTCGTCCCTCCTACCCAGGAAGAGCTGCAGCGCGATCTGGAAAACCAGCGCACCCAGGCCCAGGAAGAAGGTCATACCCAGGGCTATCAGGCCGGTTACAACCAGGGCCACGCCTCCGGTCTGGCCGCTGGCAAGGAAAGCGGCCATGCCCAGGGCTATGAAGCCGGAATGGCAGCCGGTATGGCCAAGGCTCAGGAACAGATCGACCAGTACATCAAGGAATTTGTCGCCCTGAATCAGAACTGCGCCCAATCCATCGAGTTGATGGATCAGGAAATGGGCCAATCCCTGATTCAGCTGGCTACGCGCATTGCCGAGCATGTCCTGCAAAGCACCATCAAGACCGAGCCCAGCCGCATTCGCGATCTGGTGGCCGAGGTGCTGCGCAGTGATCCGGGCGACACCGGCGCCCTGGAACTGACCTTGCACCCGGACGACATCAGCCTGGTGCGCGAGTTTCTGATTGAACAAGGCGAACCCCGCGCCTGGCGTCTGCAAGAAGACCCCCAACTGCAACGCGGTGAATGCCGTGTCCGTTCCAGCTACGGCGATATTGACGCCACCTTTGCCACCCGCTGGAAGCGAGCCCTGGCCAGCCTGGGCTTGCCCGTTCCCTCGGAGCCCTGA
- the fliG gene encoding flagellar motor switch protein FliG, which yields MKTAKPDDSIERSAILMMSLGEDAAAEVFRHLSPREVQQLSTAMASLKQLTRADMDEALESFRQEADQFMAVALDSNAYIRSVLNKALGSDRAAGLIEDLLENSEGSSSGIDALNWLDASSVAELIADEHPQIIATILVHLERDRAADILGFIPDRLRDDVVLRIATFGGVQPTALNELTEVLNGMLSGQGAKRSKMGGPRTAAEMLNYMNASLEESVLSSLRSMDSDLTQRIVDEMFVFENLADVEDIAIQLLLKEIETSALTIALKGAPEELRDKFFRNMSNRAAEMLREDIDAQGPIRMSKVEQEQKAIVQVARRLAEAGQITLGGLSGDEYV from the coding sequence ATGAAAACGGCTAAACCGGACGATTCCATCGAACGCAGTGCGATTTTGATGATGTCCCTGGGGGAAGATGCCGCCGCCGAGGTGTTCCGCCACCTCTCGCCTCGCGAAGTACAGCAGTTGAGTACCGCCATGGCGTCCCTGAAGCAACTGACCCGTGCCGATATGGACGAGGCTCTGGAGAGCTTTCGCCAGGAGGCCGACCAGTTCATGGCTGTGGCGCTGGACTCCAATGCCTACATCCGTTCCGTACTGAACAAGGCTCTGGGCTCGGACCGAGCCGCTGGTCTGATCGAAGACCTGCTGGAAAACAGCGAAGGCTCCAGCAGTGGTATTGATGCCCTGAACTGGCTGGATGCGTCCAGCGTGGCCGAGCTGATTGCCGACGAGCACCCGCAAATTATTGCCACCATTCTGGTGCATCTGGAGCGTGATCGCGCGGCTGACATTCTGGGCTTCATCCCGGATCGTTTGCGCGATGACGTGGTCCTGCGTATTGCCACGTTTGGTGGTGTGCAACCCACTGCCCTGAACGAGCTGACCGAAGTGCTGAACGGCATGCTATCGGGCCAGGGGGCCAAACGCAGCAAGATGGGTGGCCCACGTACGGCAGCGGAAATGCTGAACTACATGAACGCCAGCCTTGAGGAGTCCGTCCTGAGCAGCCTGCGCAGCATGGATTCGGATCTGACCCAACGCATCGTGGACGAGATGTTCGTGTTCGAGAACCTGGCCGACGTGGAAGACATTGCCATCCAGCTGCTGCTCAAGGAAATCGAGACCTCTGCACTGACGATTGCCCTGAAAGGCGCACCCGAAGAATTGCGCGACAAGTTCTTCCGCAATATGTCCAACCGTGCCGCCGAAATGCTGCGCGAAGACATCGACGCCCAAGGCCCGATCCGCATGTCCAAAGTGGAACAGGAACAGAAAGCCATTGTGCAGGTGGCCCGTCGTCTGGCCGAAGCCGGTCAGATTACGCTGGGCGGCCTGAGTGGGGACGAGTATGTCTAA
- the fliF gene encoding flagellar basal-body MS-ring/collar protein FliF produces MSQTAQLLNKLPGYDTLRALPKVALIGLGAALIALIVALLLWSRGPTYQVLFSNLDDRDGGAIVSALGQMNVPYQFNSNGTAILVPQDRVHDVRMQMASQGLPRSGNAGFELLDQSRFGASQFTEQVTYQRALEGELANSIKAVHAVKEARVHLAMPRETLFVRDRQSPTASVVLTLYPGRDLSEGQVSAISWLISSSVPNLHADKVSIIDQNGRLLTAPTGEMGADNQQRNFVNDIEYRAVQRILTLLNPLVGAGNVRAQVTAEVDFSRREQTSEVYKPNQQPGQAAVRSQQTSSSLQRNPQQPQGVPGALSNQAPNNATANLVNPPAAPNQPQAPVAPATDPANAAAQTANAANATAAGTDPSLVSLAEQARLLQNTGNARNDSTVNYEVDRTISHVKGPLGQLSRLSVAVVVNYRNTDKDNQPLDQEELDKISDLVKQAVGYSADRGDSLSVVNGQFNEQGDIDTPFWKNPEYRELAMELVKYVVFAFILFMAWRIVINPIIQGLIQAKAVADARVERQKEESAREQAAEQRAAEMSRYEENLNTARTMAHDDPRAVAMVLRSWLNKDEKNENG; encoded by the coding sequence ATGAGTCAGACAGCACAGTTGCTGAATAAACTTCCTGGCTACGACACGCTGCGCGCCTTGCCCAAGGTAGCGCTGATCGGGCTGGGTGCCGCACTGATTGCTCTGATTGTCGCCCTCTTGCTGTGGAGCCGCGGCCCTACATACCAGGTTCTGTTCTCCAATCTGGACGACCGCGATGGCGGTGCGATTGTCTCGGCCCTGGGCCAGATGAACGTGCCCTACCAGTTCAACAGCAACGGCACTGCCATTCTGGTGCCGCAGGATCGTGTGCACGATGTGCGCATGCAAATGGCCTCGCAAGGCTTGCCGCGCAGTGGCAATGCCGGTTTCGAGCTGCTGGATCAAAGCCGCTTTGGTGCCAGCCAGTTCACCGAACAAGTGACGTATCAGCGCGCCCTGGAAGGCGAGCTGGCCAACTCCATCAAGGCCGTGCATGCCGTCAAGGAAGCGCGTGTTCACCTGGCCATGCCGCGTGAAACCTTGTTTGTGCGCGATCGCCAGTCCCCAACTGCGTCGGTCGTGCTGACCCTGTATCCGGGCCGTGACCTGAGCGAAGGCCAGGTTTCCGCCATCAGCTGGCTGATCTCCTCCAGCGTGCCCAATCTGCATGCCGACAAGGTGTCCATCATTGACCAGAACGGCCGCCTGCTGACGGCGCCCACTGGCGAGATGGGTGCAGATAATCAGCAGCGCAATTTTGTAAACGACATTGAATACCGCGCCGTCCAGCGCATTCTGACCTTGCTGAACCCCTTGGTCGGTGCTGGCAACGTGCGCGCCCAGGTGACGGCTGAAGTGGACTTCTCGCGCCGCGAGCAGACTTCCGAGGTCTACAAGCCCAACCAGCAACCCGGTCAGGCCGCGGTGCGCAGCCAGCAGACCAGCTCGTCGCTGCAACGCAACCCGCAACAGCCCCAGGGCGTGCCCGGTGCCTTGAGCAATCAGGCTCCCAACAACGCCACCGCCAACCTGGTGAACCCGCCTGCGGCACCGAATCAGCCCCAGGCACCTGTTGCTCCGGCCACGGACCCGGCCAATGCAGCCGCACAAACGGCCAATGCCGCGAACGCAACGGCTGCCGGTACGGACCCTTCGCTGGTTTCCCTGGCCGAGCAAGCCCGTCTGCTGCAAAACACCGGCAATGCGCGTAACGACTCCACCGTGAACTACGAAGTGGATCGCACCATCAGCCACGTCAAAGGTCCCTTGGGCCAGCTAAGCCGCCTGTCGGTGGCCGTGGTGGTGAACTACCGCAATACGGACAAGGACAACCAGCCGCTGGACCAGGAAGAACTGGACAAGATCAGCGATCTGGTCAAACAGGCCGTTGGTTATTCGGCTGATCGAGGCGATAGCCTGAGCGTGGTGAACGGACAGTTCAACGAGCAAGGCGATATTGATACCCCCTTCTGGAAAAATCCGGAGTACCGCGAGCTCGCCATGGAACTGGTCAAGTATGTCGTCTTTGCATTCATTCTGTTCATGGCGTGGCGCATCGTCATCAACCCCATCATCCAGGGCCTGATCCAGGCCAAGGCGGTGGCTGACGCCCGCGTCGAGCGCCAGAAAGAGGAATCCGCTCGCGAACAGGCAGCCGAACAGCGCGCTGCCGAGATGAGCCGCTACGAAGAGAATCTGAACACCGCCCGCACGATGGCTCACGATGACCCACGCGCTGTGGCTATGGTGTTGCGCTCCTGGTTGAACAAAGATGAAAAAAATGAAAACGGCTAA
- the fliE gene encoding flagellar hook-basal body complex protein FliE has product MSISNLSSIENLLAQMRAVAQAAGASSSVSSSASSAAPGGFAAELARSLNRVSQAQNEANAQAQAFEMGEPGISLNDVMIDLQKASVGFQATVQVRNRLVAAYQEIASMPV; this is encoded by the coding sequence ATGTCGATTTCCAATCTTTCCAGCATTGAAAACCTTTTGGCCCAGATGCGCGCCGTCGCCCAAGCGGCCGGGGCTTCCAGTTCTGTGTCCTCCTCGGCCAGCAGCGCCGCTCCGGGTGGCTTTGCCGCCGAGCTGGCCCGCTCCCTGAACCGGGTTTCCCAGGCACAGAACGAGGCCAATGCCCAGGCCCAGGCCTTTGAAATGGGCGAGCCCGGAATTTCCTTGAACGACGTGATGATTGACCTGCAAAAAGCCAGCGTTGGCTTTCAGGCCACCGTCCAGGTACGCAACCGCTTAGTGGCCGCCTACCAAGAAATTGCCAGTATGCCGGTATAA
- a CDS encoding EscU/YscU/HrcU family type III secretion system export apparatus switch protein: MSHDSPTHRPQALALRYDPKDGAPRVVAKGYGTLAEKIVETAREHGLYVHESPELVGLLMQVDLDRHIPPQLYQAVAELLAWLYALEQGHPQATQALQTLHDASKP, translated from the coding sequence ATGAGTCATGACTCCCCCACCCATCGCCCGCAGGCCCTGGCCTTGCGCTACGACCCCAAGGACGGGGCCCCGCGCGTGGTTGCCAAAGGCTACGGCACCTTGGCCGAAAAAATAGTCGAGACCGCCCGCGAGCACGGTCTTTACGTACACGAGTCCCCCGAACTGGTCGGCCTGCTGATGCAGGTGGATCTGGACCGTCATATTCCCCCTCAGCTTTATCAAGCCGTAGCTGAATTGCTGGCCTGGCTATACGCACTGGAACAAGGCCATCCCCAGGCCACACAAGCCTTGCAGACCTTGCACGACGCCTCAAAACCTTGA
- a CDS encoding flagellar hook-length control protein FliK: MSIGGPSPLGTLLIQRLDAVLGISTGQQSNIATGARPDAISQTPGSQRPDRAENQTARDQRQSVDQARAHTQGRDSRNIRTQSGQTSTDPALNTRGPNTTTTSSAPTTLGRTAQLILSLLEHFPDRAPAIQGRQALLPGRPTMQADGNESTRPGNDIQTAGRTGTAQNTASTIATLAQQRLPLPGSTATGGANAGSASATTAGSHASGTGAPAGMPAAGTPATGAAAHSALPTGSTAALAQHFTQALPQALQQSGLFYESHLSDLHFGQRSVGELQQEPQNLNRPVAETSTGASHNTQTQASSQDPANSMLVRQQLDTLAHQSLQWQGQAWPDADMNWSVQRHEAQSEDETEHWSSTLQLDLPTLGPITLRLNLLNQQLLVHIQADQSAPYLDENSLPLRERLQDQGLILSQLQIEADTTQPQDLPDES, encoded by the coding sequence ATGAGCATAGGCGGCCCCTCCCCCCTGGGGACGCTGCTTATTCAACGGCTGGATGCCGTTCTGGGTATCAGCACTGGACAGCAAAGCAATATCGCCACGGGCGCTCGCCCGGACGCCATCAGCCAGACACCGGGCAGCCAACGCCCCGATCGCGCCGAAAACCAGACGGCTCGCGATCAACGCCAAAGCGTAGACCAGGCCCGCGCCCACACCCAGGGCCGCGATAGCCGGAACATCCGCACACAAAGCGGCCAAACCTCGACTGACCCGGCTCTGAATACCCGTGGCCCCAATACGACCACTACCAGCTCGGCACCCACCACGCTAGGGCGCACCGCCCAGCTGATTCTGTCCCTGCTGGAACACTTCCCGGATCGTGCCCCCGCTATTCAGGGACGACAGGCCTTGTTGCCTGGCCGTCCCACGATGCAGGCAGACGGCAACGAATCCACGCGCCCCGGCAACGATATCCAGACCGCGGGACGCACAGGCACGGCACAAAATACCGCCAGCACAATCGCAACCCTGGCTCAGCAACGCCTGCCCCTGCCCGGCAGTACGGCCACAGGTGGCGCAAACGCGGGTTCTGCCAGTGCAACGACAGCAGGCAGCCATGCTTCCGGAACAGGGGCACCCGCAGGAATGCCCGCTGCAGGAACGCCAGCGACCGGCGCAGCAGCCCATAGCGCATTACCCACAGGCAGCACCGCCGCCCTGGCCCAGCATTTCACCCAGGCTCTGCCCCAGGCCCTGCAACAAAGCGGGCTGTTCTACGAGTCTCACCTGAGTGATCTGCACTTTGGGCAACGCAGCGTGGGTGAATTGCAGCAAGAGCCGCAAAACCTGAACCGTCCTGTAGCCGAAACAAGTACTGGCGCAAGCCACAACACCCAGACCCAGGCCAGCAGCCAGGACCCGGCCAACAGCATGCTGGTACGTCAGCAACTGGATACGCTGGCCCATCAGAGCCTGCAATGGCAGGGTCAGGCCTGGCCGGATGCCGACATGAACTGGAGCGTGCAACGTCACGAAGCCCAGTCGGAAGACGAAACCGAACACTGGTCCAGCACCCTGCAACTGGACCTGCCCACACTGGGGCCGATCACACTACGGCTCAATCTCCTGAATCAGCAATTGCTGGTCCATATTCAGGCCGATCAGTCCGCACCGTATCTGGACGAAAACAGCCTGCCCTTGCGCGAGCGCTTGCAGGACCAGGGTCTGATCCTGAGCCAATTGCAGATTGAAGCCGACACGACCCAGCCGCAGGACCTGCCCGATGAGTCATGA
- a CDS encoding flagellar protein FliT encodes MSDTSNPIVDQYQIIASITRHMLELAQTARWEDVFEQSEHYQLAVEKLKNMEDLSVTEKQARRQLLTQILEDDAQIRHLATPELGRLGALLGNMKRQQTVLQAYYSPSVHP; translated from the coding sequence ATGAGCGATACCTCTAACCCGATCGTCGATCAATATCAAATTATCGCCAGCATCACCCGTCACATGCTGGAGCTTGCCCAAACGGCACGCTGGGAGGATGTGTTTGAACAATCCGAACACTATCAACTCGCCGTGGAAAAGCTCAAGAACATGGAAGACCTGTCTGTTACCGAAAAACAGGCACGTCGTCAGTTGCTGACCCAAATTCTGGAAGACGATGCTCAGATCCGCCATCTGGCCACCCCTGAACTGGGTCGTCTGGGTGCACTGCTGGGCAATATGAAGCGCCAGCAAACCGTTTTGCAAGCGTATTACAGCCCTAGCGTTCATCCATGA
- the fliS gene encoding flagellar export chaperone FliS: MSYPAPSRRFGQQSVRAYAQVGLETEVLSASPEHLITLLFNGARTAMLQARLHMEQGNIAGRGQSLSKAIDIVDSGLKRAVDTEKGGELARNLVATYDLILHNLMLANLRNDAEKLTLAERLLTDIADAWRSNVDTQRAKQPA, encoded by the coding sequence ATGAGCTATCCTGCCCCTTCCCGTCGCTTTGGCCAACAATCGGTCCGCGCCTACGCCCAAGTAGGCTTGGAAACCGAGGTCCTGAGCGCGAGCCCCGAACATCTGATTACCCTGTTATTTAACGGTGCTCGCACCGCCATGCTGCAAGCGCGCTTGCATATGGAACAGGGCAATATTGCCGGGCGGGGGCAGTCATTATCGAAGGCTATTGATATTGTCGATAGCGGCCTGAAAAGGGCGGTCGATACCGAAAAGGGCGGAGAGCTGGCCCGCAATCTGGTCGCTACCTATGACCTGATCTTGCACAATCTGATGCTGGCCAACCTTCGCAATGACGCGGAAAAGCTGACGCTGGCCGAGCGTTTGCTGACCGATATTGCCGATGCCTGGCGCAGCAATGTTGATACACAACGTGCCAAGCAGCCAGCTTGA
- the fliD gene encoding flagellar filament capping protein FliD, with translation MAISSIGVGSGLKLDELLEDLRKTEKKSLAVIQSRQVANTNKISAYGQLKSSLAELQTAAKTLNSEDSFGAVKVTANSENIKVTGNSKAAPGQYVIKVDNLATRQTLTAGAHESRDTAIGEGGKITVRLANGKEHSLDMKGQDTSLQGVMNAINADADLGMKATIINTGDPNEPYRLQLSAGATGEAASISSIRVDGNDDLADLLNFDASDPAASGFEQTKAQNAKLTVNGIAITSQSNTLKNTIEGLEITLNKAGDEAINVDVAKDDGVAAKAVKDYVEAYNKFNKSIRALTAYNVDLKQGAALTGDSMAREAQNAMRDATLGFVPGEGEIRSLVGLGINIDPKTGDLQLDEKKLNEVLKTNMADVKNMFVGENSVAGRVQAAADDFIKKDGRIDNAQAGAEKVGKKLQDQYDAADQRIENKMEAYRKQFVQLDVMINRMQGTSNYLSQQLSMLGNMNDRK, from the coding sequence ATGGCTATTTCTTCAATTGGCGTGGGCTCAGGTCTGAAGCTGGACGAGCTGCTGGAAGATCTGCGCAAGACGGAAAAGAAGAGCCTTGCTGTCATCCAGAGCCGCCAGGTGGCCAATACCAACAAGATCTCGGCCTACGGTCAGCTCAAAAGCAGTCTGGCAGAGCTGCAAACCGCCGCCAAGACACTGAACTCGGAAGACTCGTTTGGCGCGGTCAAAGTCACCGCCAATAGCGAAAACATCAAAGTGACCGGCAACTCCAAGGCAGCGCCCGGTCAGTACGTGATCAAGGTCGACAATCTGGCCACGCGTCAGACGCTGACAGCCGGTGCCCACGAATCGCGCGATACCGCGATCGGAGAAGGCGGCAAAATTACCGTGCGCCTGGCCAATGGCAAAGAGCACAGCCTGGACATGAAGGGCCAGGACACCTCCTTGCAAGGCGTGATGAACGCCATCAATGCCGACGCCGATCTGGGCATGAAAGCCACCATCATCAATACGGGCGACCCGAACGAGCCTTACCGCTTGCAGTTGTCCGCCGGTGCAACAGGTGAAGCCGCCTCGATCAGCTCGATTCGTGTGGACGGCAATGATGATCTGGCCGATCTGCTGAACTTTGATGCCAGTGACCCGGCTGCCAGCGGCTTTGAACAGACCAAGGCACAGAACGCCAAGCTGACCGTGAACGGCATTGCCATCACCAGCCAGAGCAATACGCTGAAAAACACCATTGAAGGCCTAGAAATCACGCTGAACAAAGCCGGTGACGAGGCCATCAATGTGGACGTTGCCAAAGACGATGGCGTGGCCGCCAAAGCGGTGAAAGACTACGTCGAGGCTTACAACAAGTTCAACAAGTCGATTCGCGCCCTGACGGCCTACAACGTCGATCTGAAACAGGGCGCAGCCCTGACCGGCGACTCCATGGCCCGTGAAGCGCAAAACGCCATGCGTGACGCCACCCTGGGCTTTGTGCCCGGCGAAGGCGAAATCCGCTCCCTGGTGGGTCTGGGCATCAATATCGATCCCAAGACCGGCGACTTGCAGCTGGACGAAAAAAAGCTGAATGAAGTCCTGAAAACCAATATGGCGGACGTCAAGAACATGTTTGTGGGCGAGAACAGCGTTGCTGGTCGCGTACAAGCCGCCGCTGACGACTTCATCAAAAAAGACGGCCGTATTGATAATGCTCAGGCCGGCGCCGAAAAAGTCGGTAAAAAGTTGCAGGATCAGTATGATGCTGCCGATCAGCGTATCGAAAACAAGATGGAAGCCTACCGCAAGCAGTTCGTCCAGCTGGACGTGATGATCAACCGCATGCAAGGCACCAGCAACTACTTGAGCCAGCAACTGTCCATGCTGGGCAATATGAACGACAGAAAATAA
- a CDS encoding flagellar protein FlaG, giving the protein MISSVSSQTTALVPLASPVEQNPGTPTPSAATTVTPIKESSTDTQLQQRWPDKREPVPGMVNTLDDTLDQINNSLQAWSTGIRFNMDDEAQRLVVSIVDNKTGEVLRTVPSDAVIQIAKMIVQLQGNAVSVKV; this is encoded by the coding sequence ATGATCAGCTCAGTTTCATCTCAAACGACGGCCTTGGTGCCCCTGGCCTCCCCGGTGGAGCAAAACCCTGGCACCCCTACGCCTTCGGCGGCCACTACGGTGACCCCCATCAAGGAAAGCAGTACCGATACCCAGTTGCAGCAACGCTGGCCCGACAAGCGCGAACCCGTGCCTGGCATGGTCAACACGCTGGACGACACCCTGGACCAGATCAACAACTCCTTGCAGGCCTGGTCCACCGGCATTCGCTTCAATATGGACGACGAGGCCCAGCGTCTGGTGGTCTCGATTGTGGACAACAAGACCGGCGAGGTACTGCGCACTGTACCTTCTGATGCGGTTATCCAGATTGCCAAGATGATCGTTCAGTTGCAGGGCAACGCGGTCAGCGTGAAGGTTTAA
- a CDS encoding RNA polymerase sigma factor FliA, with translation MPRSEDVLVEQYAPLVRRQALQLVSRLPPSVELDDLMQAGMMGLLDAVRRYQVVAEAQFETYAVTRIRGAMLDELRSQDWLPRSVRSKARQIEVAVSALRQELLREPTEPEIAEALSMSMDDYYELLDEAVGVQVIHYEDLKRHADPSADALEFLEDSTREQAYFDNPLNLLTSQGLRQALITAIDQLPEREKLLFALQFEQDLNQKEIALVLGVTEGRVSQLRSQAVARIRASLAKDQWDAISDSAEFQVLL, from the coding sequence ATGCCTCGTTCAGAAGACGTCCTGGTTGAGCAGTACGCCCCATTGGTGCGCCGCCAAGCGCTCCAGCTCGTGTCGCGCCTGCCTCCCAGTGTCGAGCTGGATGATCTGATGCAGGCGGGCATGATGGGCCTGCTGGACGCCGTGCGCCGGTATCAGGTGGTGGCTGAGGCCCAGTTTGAGACCTATGCCGTCACCCGAATCCGCGGAGCCATGCTGGACGAATTGCGCAGCCAGGACTGGCTGCCGCGTAGCGTGCGCTCCAAAGCGCGCCAGATCGAAGTGGCTGTCAGCGCCTTGCGTCAGGAACTGCTGCGCGAGCCTACCGAGCCGGAAATTGCCGAAGCGCTGTCCATGAGCATGGACGATTACTACGAATTGCTGGATGAAGCGGTTGGCGTGCAGGTGATTCACTACGAAGACCTGAAACGTCATGCGGATCCCTCCGCCGATGCGCTGGAGTTTCTGGAAGACAGCACGCGTGAACAGGCTTATTTCGACAATCCCCTGAACCTGCTGACTTCCCAGGGTCTGCGACAAGCCCTGATTACCGCCATCGACCAACTGCCCGAACGTGAAAAACTGCTGTTCGCGCTGCAATTCGAGCAGGACCTGAACCAGAAGGAAATTGCTCTGGTGCTGGGCGTGACAGAAGGGCGTGTATCCCAACTGCGCAGCCAGGCCGTGGCCCGTATCCGCGCCAGTCTGGCGAAAGACCAGTGGGATGCCATTTCCGATAGCGCGGAATTTCAGGTGCTGTTGTAA
- a CDS encoding type II toxin-antitoxin system prevent-host-death family antitoxin, producing MDAIYADYSISMSEFKKNPAQVLRTAGEKPVAVLNHNRPAFYMVTPRLFEAMVEEMANRDLDELVRRRLAVKDTAVEVDLEQL from the coding sequence ATGGATGCGATCTACGCTGATTATTCTATTAGCATGTCCGAGTTCAAGAAGAACCCGGCACAGGTATTGCGTACGGCTGGAGAAAAGCCGGTTGCCGTGTTGAACCATAACCGGCCTGCCTTTTATATGGTGACGCCTCGCTTGTTTGAGGCCATGGTCGAGGAAATGGCCAACCGTGATCTGGATGAGCTGGTGCGTCGACGGCTGGCCGTCAAGGATACGGCGGTCGAGGTTGATCTTGAGCAGCTCTGA